From a region of the Toxotes jaculatrix isolate fToxJac2 chromosome 7, fToxJac2.pri, whole genome shotgun sequence genome:
- the ciao1 gene encoding probable cytosolic iron-sulfur protein assembly protein ciao1 codes for MKEALSLVQRLSAHPDSRCWFVSWSPSGTLLASCGGDKAIRIWGREGDSWICKSVLQDGHQRTVRKVAWSPCGNYLASASFDATTCIWKKKDDDFESLTVLEGHENEVKCVAWAPSGNLLATCSRDKSVWVWEVDEEDEYECVTVVNSHTQDVKHVVWHPTQELLASASYDNNICIYREEDDDWECRATLQGHTSTVWSLSFDATGQRLASCSDDRTVKIWKEYPNEAGQGDLSWKCVCTLSGYHGRTVYDIAWCRLTGALATASGDDAVRVFKEDESADPDQPVFSMVAQVTKAHSQDVNCVAWNPKEAGLLASCSDSGEIAIWRFQEED; via the exons ATGAAGGAGGCTCTGTCCCTGGTCCAGAGACTGAGCGCACACCCGGACTCCCGGTGCTGGTTCGTCAGCTGGAGCCCGTCTGGGACGCTGCTCGCTTCATGCGGGGGCGACAAGGCCATCCGGATATGGGGACGAGAAG GTGACTCTTGGATTTGTAAGAGTGTGCTTCAGGACGGACACCAGCGCACTGTGAGGAAGGTGGCATGGTCTCCCTGTGGGAATTATCTGGCCTCTGCCAGCTTTGATGCAACCACATGCATCTGGAAAAAGAAGGACGACGACTTTGAG AGTTTGACAGTGTTGGAAGGACATGAAAACGAGGTCAAATGTGTGGCGTGGGCCCCTTCAGGGAATCTGCTCGCGACATGTAGCCGAGACAAAAGCGTCTGGGTCTGGGAAG TGGATGAAGAAGATGAGTATGAGTGTGTCACGGTCGTGAACTCTCACACCCAAGATGTCAAGCATGTTGTGTGGCACCCGACCCAGGAG CTCCTGGCTTCAGCCAGCTACGACAACAACATTTGTATTTACAGGGAAGAGGATGATGACTGGGAGTGTAGGGCCACCTTACAAGGACACACGTCCACAGTCTGGAGTTTGTCTTTTGATGCGACTGGACAGAGATTGGCCTCCTGCAGCGACGACCGCACTGTGAAGATTTGGAAAGAGTATCCAAATGAAGCTGGACAGG GAGACTTGTCGTGGAAGTGTGTTTGCACTCTGTCTGGGTACCACGGACGGACAGTGTATGACATCGCCTG GTGTCGACTGACTGGTGCCCTGGCAACTGCCAGCGGCGACGATGCAGTGCGAGTGTTTAAGGAGGATGAGTCGGCTGATCCAGACCAGCCGGTGTTCTCGATGGTGGCTCAGGTGACCAAGGCTCACAGCCAGGACGTCAACTGTGTCGCCTGGAACCCAAAGGAGGCGGGACTGCTGGCCTCCTGCAGTGACAGCGGGGAGATCGCCATCTGGAGGTTCCAAGAAGAAGACTGA
- the tmem127 gene encoding transmembrane protein 127: MYAPPGSTVPGGRRRRGGTSLPKQPERSLVSALPGALSITALCTALAEPAWLRVHGGTCPRQELGVADVLGYIDPKLLDDYCVNPQTILLLRVIAAFCFLGILCSLTAFLLDVFGPKHPALKITRRYAFAHILTVLQCATVIGFCYWASELILSLQQQHKKYHGSLIYVTFAISFYLVAGAGGASILATAANLLRHYPTEEEEQALELLSEMEDSSETFPADYDIASQFQPPPAYTP, encoded by the exons ATGTACGCCCCGCCGGGTTCTACCGTTCCTGGAGGccggaggaggagagggggcacCTCCCTGCCCAAGCAGCCGGAACGGAGCCTGGTGTCGGCTCTGCCCGGAGCTCTCTCCATCACAGCGCTATGTACGGCTCTGGCGGAACCGGCCTGGCTCCGGGTTCATGGGGGCACCTGTCCGAGACAAGAGCTGGGGGTGGCAGATGTTTTGGGATACATTGATCCTAAGCTTCTGGACG ATTATTGTGTGAACCCGCAGACCATCTTGCTGCTGCGGGTGATCGCAGCTTTCTGTTTCCTGGGCATCCTGTGCAGCCTGACTGCTTTCCTCTTGGACGTGTTTGGACCCAAACACCCTGCGCTAAAGATCACACGCAGATATGCATTTGCACATATTCTCACAG TTTTGCAGTGTGCTACAGTGATAGGCTTCTGCTACTGGGCCTCGGAGCTCATCTTATCtctacagcagcaacacaaaaaatACCACGGTTCCCTCATATACGTCACCTTTGCCATCAGTTTTTACCTGGTGGCGGGTGCAGGTGGAGCCTCTATCCTTGCGACAGCTGCAAACCTCCTGCGCCACTACCCcaccgaggaggaggagcaggcttTAGAGCTGCTGTCGGAGATGGAGGACAGCAGTGAAACTTTTCCAGCCGATTATGACATTGCCAGTCAGTTTCAGCCGCCGCCTGCATACACGCCCTAA
- the es1 gene encoding ES1 protein, mitochondrial: protein MLATRTLLSKQTLAVLSRQPACFVHHGDYGNWGNTNVAVVFSGCGWWDGTDVHEGVYTMYHLSRNGARFQMFAPNQQQMHVMDHMRKQPASGENRNMMTEAARFSHGQGMMQMQDLSKLDVNSFDAVIFPGGHGITKNLSSFVKDGKDCKLHNDVERVLKDFHRSRKPIGLASMAPMLACRVLPSIEVTMGYERDDNTRWGNWPHTNMVQAIKSMGARHNVREPYEAYVDEKNKVVTTPTFMWETEYHYHYIFDGIGNMVKHVMRMSTK, encoded by the exons ATGCTGGCAACCAGGACTCTGCTGTCAAAACAAACGCTGGCTGTTCTGTCTCGTCAGCCTGCCTGCTTTGTTCACCACGGTGACTATGGCAACTGGGGAAATACCAATGTTGCAGTG GTTTTCTCAGGATGTGGCTGGTGGGATGGGACAGATGTCCATGAGGGAGTATA CACCATGTACCACCTCAGCCGTAACGGTGCTCGTTTCCAGATGTTTGCTCCAAATCAACAGCAGATGCACGTGATGGACCACATGAGAAAGCAACCTGCCTCTGGCGAGAACCG GAACATGATGACGGAGGCAGCTCGCTTCAGTCACGGTCAGGGGATGATGCAAATGCAGGACCTGTCCAAGCTGGATGTCAACAGCTTTGATGCCGTCATCTTTCCCGGAGGCCACGGCATCACCAAGAATCT ATCCTCTTTTGTGAAGGATGGCAAAGACTGCAAGCTGCACAACGACGTGGAAAGGGTGCTTAAAGATTTCCACCGTTCACGCAAGCCTATTGG ACTGGCCAGCATGGCTCCCATGCTGGCTTGCCGTGTGCTGCCCAGCATCGAGGTGACCATGGGCTACGAGCGGGATGACAACACCCGCTGGGGGAACTGGCCTCATACGAACATGGTGCAGGCGATAAAGAGCATGGGTGCACGCCACAATGTCCGCGAGCCATAT GAAGCCTATGTGGACGAGAAGAACAAAGTGGTCACCACCCCTACCTTCATGTGGGAGACAGAGTACCACTATCACTATATATTTGATGGGATTGGAAATATGGTCAAACATGTCATGCGCATGTCAACCAAGTGA